The region TCAATCAAATTCTTAGAGTAAATTTCCCCCAAATGTTTGAACTATTCTTTTAAAATTCTGTAACAGTAAGAAATTAACCGCATGTGTAAAGAGGACTGTTCAAACATTGCTAGCTACCATTTTCATAAAGGCACAAAGACTCCAGAGATGAGTTATAGAAACTTCctgcactttttctttgtttgttctttctttATATTTCGTATAATCGGGTTCTGCTCCTGCTAATAATCCAGCATTCAGCAGCAAGAACGAGCCCTCCTGTTGTCTGACTTTCATTACATCCAAAAGAACCATATCACATCAATTAAAACTTGTGTGGGGTCTTTTTAATGCTGCTTGTTAAAACGCCTTTATCCCTACAAcatataaaaatgcattttataaaGACGAACAAATATAAAGTTATGACATTTACGGGAAAAAAATGGTAATAAATGCCTgttatattacatttttttggcATGCAGACATTATAACACTGCCAAAACCCAATTCCTTCTTCCAGTATCTCAAAAAAAACTTAGACCACAGAAGCTGGCACTGTTCTGACTACAATGACTCAAAACTGATGgttcagcttttaaaaaaaaaaaagagaaaaaaagcccAACTCATTCTCTGGCCTCCATTTTTTAACTGCTGAGACCCTGACCTACATTTAAGTCCTAACAAACACTCACTTTGTTTGAACTCCACTAGCTGACCAACACAATCTGCATCACAAGAGCAGATTTTGCAGTTTTTGTAAGTCGTGTTGCTTTGCAGGTCCTTTTTGCTGATAACGCATTAAAAATGATACATTCGGCTAGTGTCATCGTCGCCAAGCAAGAGACGAAGCTTTAAAAAATGCCTTTGCAAGAAAAGCTGAAGTACAACGGCATAGTGGTGGTTTaatatttgatctttttttttaacctgagcTGCTGTCAGAGCATCAATTACCTGCTGACATGTTTCTTCTTTTGCAAATTACCCACAAATTATTATTACATGAGTCAATAAGCGTATTTCTGTGCTTACTGGAAGTCTAGTATTATTAGAGGCTGCTTCCCATAAAAAACCTGTAGGAGCAGGTTGCACATCCATTACAGAAAACCGGTGATATTAGCTGGGATCTTTTATCCCCTTCATTCATATCTTGCTGAGTGGGTGacctctgttcctgtgctttATTCATGAACAAACACAGGCTTCTTGCATCATCAATTTTGGCATCTTCCCATCCCAAATACTACAACcaaccaaaacaaaccaaagccGAGAAGAAACACAGGAGCTATACCTCATTAGGTTTTGGTCTGATGGGTCATTTTATGCCCCGTACATTCACTGATCCATAAAGGTTTTGTCTCCATAGGTCTACTTTGAGTAAGTACAGtatgaaataatgaaaacaaaacatgtaaatCCCAGTCACATTGAATGCCGAGCACTTTTACAGGCATCTAGAAAAAAAGCACTGTCATCCTGTAATTACTAGGCACAAAGAGGTAACGGGCTATAGCGGCTAGTATTTGTTTTATGGACAAGATGTGCATACTGTAAGTCAAGGCTTGATTACCTGGTAcacgaaacaaaacaaaacctaaaacgTTCTGAGAAGTCACCTATGAAGTGATCAGTACTGTTACCAGGAATCCTACGGAGTGTGAAGGCATGTTTCCATACGGTTGGTTTAGTGTGATGGCAGAGTGGCGGTGTTGGCTGCACTGAGCTGACCCACAGCTAACATGAGGATGTCCTTCTTCTCTTTGTAAAAACGCAGTTCTCTGCCCGCCAGCCTGGCGTCCTCTAGTTCCCGCTCTGTCGTGGCCAGCTCCTGCGCGATGGTGCCCGCTACGCTCTGCTCTCGGTTCACCCAGTCGGCGGCCATCTGAGTGCGCATGTCATCATCCAGAGCCCGATGGGAGTAGTGAGCCAGCACCTCCTGCAAGTTCAGCCAGAAAGTCATTTAGAGTCAGAAGATGTGATAGTGGGAAACAGCATTCCCAATTAGATATTCCTCGAGTTATTCAGATTCTGATGCTGAACCTAATAaaacttcattttaaatttcataaGACATGAAATTTCTTTATAATTTTTggtgaaaatgtgaaataagcACAGTAAACATGCACAGGAATACAGTATATATAAGACAGAAACAGAGTTGTACAATCCTAACAAGGTTGAAAGTCAACATTtggaccacctttattcttattTGTCCTCTAGACTTCttgaaaaacatgaaaagctCTATTTTGGATGTTCGCTATCtttagatgatcccacactgctgcaGTAATGCTGAAATCCAGCCtgtggggaggccaatccatggccCTGATAGTGCTccgctgtgtgtttttctatgcaGGTATGCTTTcactgcactggcagtgtgtttgtgatcactgtcacactgtcatgcattcataattccatcatttTTGACAAGACCTCCatcaccactggctgaaatgctgccccaaaccatgacagagcctccaccatatttcacagatggctgtagGCACTCTCTGTTGTCTCTCAAGAGAGGTCAACGTATGTGCAGacagttttttctactcttggctctgtatgatgccaaaaaagagttttaaattagaagaaaaatgcaaagaatTCATTTTTATGATCATATCATGCACAAAGCTTCGACTACACCGCACCTCCTTTTAAAGCGGCTTCATGTGGCTGCCTTAAAAGGAGGGAGACCCTAACTGGCGCTACAACAACTTTCAGAGGATGGGCTAAGGGGCTGTACAAAAGCCCAATTTGAGATAAATGGGGATTATTTTGAAACACACATATTTTAGGAGGCACATgctttgtttttgctcttttttcacTCACTGCTCATGGTGAGAAAGATAACTACAAATTTATCTAGAACAGtcctgtcacagagaaaaagccCTGCTAAACGCTGATcggccacaacattaaaaccaccagTCAGATTTTGTGTTGGTCACCAAAACAGCTGTGGCCCATCTGGGCGTGGACACAGGACCTCTTTGGGAGTGTTTTGGTGTCTGCCACTGGGACGCTGGATGCGGATCGTTTTGGATATGTGGGTTGCTGGGTGGGGCCTCGATTGATTGAATCTGTCCCGACTCTTACAAAGGGAAAAGAATAGGAATTTGGGCTTTTCATTGTGGTCCTTGAGCTGTTCCTGAgcaagttttgcattttggtgaGGAGCTAAGAAACAGCAGGACATTGCACTGTGGAgataatctctttttttttcacttcaccTCTCAGTAGGTTTAATTTTGTGACTGATTACTGGGAAAtttgttcattaaaaaaataaaataaaagtagctGAAAACTGTTACTATTTTTGTATAATAGAAGGCATTTGTTGGCTTTACCTGTCGGGAACATTGTCGTTCTCTCATGGCTTTGAGGCTTCCGTTCCAGTGCAGCAGCTGGAACACAGTCATCAGCTCCTGGAAGACAAACACAGCCGAGACCAAGAATAAGAGACCAGTAATTCAACACTGTGGGGCCAAACTAACTACATATTATCACTTTTGGGCAAACATTTACACATAAAACTGCTACTTTTATGCATACGTGTTCTGTATGTAGCTACTCTCATACAGGCTCTGGGCCTACATTTATCataagttttctttttgtttgtttttttaaaaagctactTAAAACACGCACCTGAAACTCCAGCATGGACTTTCCTTTATTGGACTCGAGCATGAAGCGAAACGCCCCGATCCCTGTGTTGGGGTTGTCGGCCTCTTCTCTGTTTCCCTGTGAGCATAGACAAGCACTTAAAGTCAAGTCAGCCACAGGTTGAGCTCACATAGTAAATGCTACTTACTCATATCTCCCTACAGATATTTGGCACATATTTGTGTTGAGTTTGGGAGTCAGTCCAATGCAGTGTAATTTTCCTTCATTTAATTTTGAGAAGCATCAGCTATTTGTATCCATAGTATACACTTTCATAATATTTActatgtgtaaaaaaacaaaacaatccatGCGTATGATGCCAGCAACTGAGCAAAATTAACCTAATACATCATGTTTTTGGAAGCGCGTTCAAATCGACCATCCTGCTTGACTGACAGTCGTACAAACACAACTTTGAGTTCTCtgcagttctttttttaaacttacatTAAAGGAGGCCAACGCCTCATTCACGCTCTTCTCAATGAAGTCGTCTGTAATCCGACGCGAGGGATGTTCGTTAAAAACGGAGTTCATCAGGGCGATTTTGGCGGCGCTGCGTCTCGCCTCTGCCTTTGTGGGACAGAACTGTCAAACAGCAAAGAGAGCATGTATCAGTGGACAGATAAACAGTCAAAAGGCCAACGACAACCCGGCCGGTCTTTAAATGACTCTTTGTGGCTTTGAGCTTGCATCCATATTTGGTCTTGTGGTTTTAGGAATGCTTGCAACAGAATAACCAAACCACAACACATTCACTGACGTTCAACCAAAGACAATGGCGTGTTTTTACAGTAACGTGCaaaaaaagtcttgagccactcctCGTTTTTTTATATGTTGATGGGAAAGCGGGAAGGAAAATTAGAGTTAATGACCTCGAAAGTCAGTACTTGGTATGactacctttattcttcaacacagcctgagctCGCTTtggcagctttcttgtcatttctttaagtagtttctttggatgttggctgcctttttgtTCGGTTTtatgtcaagatgatcccaatGATGTTGACGGCACCTGGGAgcccaatccatgactgatagtggtCCATTGTGCGTGCTGAAAACTGAAGTTGTTGCGAATTGGATCCTTTTCAGAAGGTGTTGCATGTTGAATCAAAATCTAAGGGCACTTTTCTGCGTTCACAAGTCCGTCAGACTGAAATGGAAcctcaaaccatgacagagcctccaccttGTTTTACACGTGACTGTAGACACTCATGTAATTTGGCATAACTCAgccttccttaagaatgactCCTTGACAGCCAGCCTTCCACAGGGACATTTATGATGAGGCTTCAATGAACATtagatggatcagctgaaggtccagatgcatctctcaggtcctgtcaGGTCTTTTTTGGATTCCTTTCTATTTCTTACGTAAATAACTTTCCAATACCGTTCGTCTGATGTAGATAGTTTTTAGGCCACTTCTTTTGTCAAGGCAttatgccaagttttcagccAACAGATGTTTGGGAATCACCTCGTTAATATGAAAATATAactttatgcctgtcaaactatGTTATTGTTGGCATTTTTACAGACTCGGCTAAAGAAAAttgaacaaatgatgtgtttttgtggcaGGATGAAAGCAACAAAGTAGTTAAAGATACACTTGGTTGGTTGGTTAACTGCCGAGTTGTCTGTTACGTGTAGACAcagcactggttcatccctcCTGTCAGGTCTTTGAGAGTTTTTTTTAAGGACGTGaccttcagatactgttcatatGCTCTAGATAGTTTTTTAGGCTTCCTGCTTCTTTTTTGTCCTCCACTGCGCACCAACGAGACGTATACCAAGTTTTCCAGTAATAGCTCTTTGGAAATCACAAATATATACAATTTTATGCCTAAGCTTTCACATTTTTCATGCTCGACTAAAGAAATGTGTTCTTGTGACAGGCAGCAGTTTAAAATTGTAAGATGTCTGTTATGTGCAGACATGCATAAAAAAACGTTCCTTTGAAACGGagtaaaaaagcagccaatgtccaaaccCGCTTTAAAAATTCCAAGGAAGTCCGGCTCCTTTGGAAGCAAAGTATAAAGACTTTCATACAGTACTGCATATTTCATAATATTCACGCTAACAGAAAGCAGACACTGCACCTGGAAACTTCCAAAGCAGCTGCCGCCTGGAAGGCTAACATAGCAAACATAAGGAGGGCTGTTGGACGGGACCATTTCATAAACAACGAGGGCTCCGTTCCTCAGGTCGGCTCCTCTGGTCAGCTTCATCTGCCAAAATTCCTGCAAAGCCTCCACCACGTTCACTGCAGGACACACAGATAAAAGAAGAAGCCCTGTTACATCACACTAATACAAATCATTAGTGCAGTTTACATGTTTTGGTCTGTAGCCGTTAGGCGAGCTCTGCGACATCCTCTCTAAACAAAGATGGAAAGGTGCAGGGGAAGGTCGTCTCCAGGATGCCACAGGGTTTTCCGGAAAGATTTTAGGTGGCTGCCCAGAGGAAATTCTGCATCACCTCAGAGGAGAGGCTTGGAGAAAAACACTCGACTCTGGCCCTCACACGAGAGAACGGAGTTCATGTCATCcacaaggaaacaaaaacaacaatggaAAGCTGCAAACTCTGCAACTGAGTCATAAATGATTACTTGGGTTTGGGGTCTGTTGGGAAATATGTGTGCAGCCAACACGATTTGAACGAAGTTACCGCCTGAATCTTgctctggaggccaggccaCTTTGTcgaacattaaaaacaaaaaattaaagctTCTGTCAACAAACTACAAGCCATATTTTCCATACTATAGAGCCCTGAAGGACAAtccaaatcattttttaaacacacacggCTCTCTTGCTTTtactctgtgacacagtttttatcaaaagttttaaaatgttttagatactttaaatattttggttGCTTTCCATCAGGGAGGCGCCTGATCTCTCCTAAGCTCGCTCTGCAGGATGACAGATAATGCGTCCAAAGACACAGCCAGAGTTGTAAAGAACCATCTTCAGTGTCAACACGAACAAGGAGAGGCGCAACAGATGGTCAGGCCCCCACGGAGCCCTGATCTCAAAGTCAAGTCAGTCTGGGATTACATAAAGAGAGAGCCTAAAGAAACGGAAACAGCCTAAATCTGCTCATTAATGTGGGCAAGAGTTGGTGCTACTTTAAAGacagtttttttgtgtgtttaatgctttttacataaagtttaaaaaaacttATTTTACAAATACTGTTTTTTGTACTTCCACTGCAGCTTTTGTCCAGAATCTACTCTATTTTAAAGTCTGGAGGTATGACGAGATATTGGATTTGCATTGCGGGTCTGCAGCCTGTAGTGCAGCAACTGGGGCTAACAAACCAATTCAGGCTTGTGACAGTGGTTTATTAAGGCCTCTTGGTCTGTTTTTATCCAATTCGGAGGATTTCCTCCATAACAAAAGTGCAAAGAGACAGGAAACTCTCGGAGATATCGAAGGATGTAATGTGAAGCTGATCCAAACTACAGTCAAAGAACATCCTGCAACTCCACTTGAAAGTCCAACGAAATCTTTTCCAAAGGTGTATTTGCacacatgcccccccccccccccttttttttttttcttatagtaCTCCTTTAAATACACTTAATAGGCCTTTTTGAAATTGCAACTTAATCGCTTGAAAACAAAAGTATAGGAAAGCCTAATTACATCAcctcgtgtgtgtgttttactgcCAAAAGTCTTCAAAAAATGCTGCCAATAATTGTGTTAAGAAGCCTAACTGGCATGCAGGGGGAGAGGCTGTTAGTTAGGGACACATGGGGACcatcttttggaaataaatccTATTAGCCTG is a window of Maylandia zebra isolate NMK-2024a linkage group LG22, Mzebra_GT3a, whole genome shotgun sequence DNA encoding:
- the lix1l gene encoding LIX1-like protein encodes the protein MESNVIPDSVRHQRLQPGIGFSSGATGTLRSSLRPGVTVPIAPLLSSPASLAASSGPPPPPPPLQLHSLYGGMGAGLGPGASGHCNPGNPAVLKEAVEAVVRSFAKHTQGYGRVNVVEALQEFWQMKLTRGADLRNGALVVYEMVPSNSPPYVCYVSLPGGSCFGSFQFCPTKAEARRSAAKIALMNSVFNEHPSRRITDDFIEKSVNEALASFNGNREEADNPNTGIGAFRFMLESNKGKSMLEFQELMTVFQLLHWNGSLKAMRERQCSRQEVLAHYSHRALDDDMRTQMAADWVNREQSVAGTIAQELATTERELEDARLAGRELRFYKEKKDILMLAVGQLSAANTATLPSH